The Arenicella xantha genome window below encodes:
- a CDS encoding divalent metal cation transporter, translated as MNFIIKLFRDLVGPTAVMAAGAMGGGAVASFLLAGAWFGYDLLWVVLLLLPIFVISVDCSSRIGALNPDQGMFALIRARIHPGLAWLILLINVPVHFLVAMGQMSVISSAFGTVVGLPTAGISDSATVSLSFEVGLSLVLGLAILWVVFSQGYERMQRVMSLLMVVMFLCFFIVAMRAFTEWEAILAGFIPSLPADLPVPGSDSPRIATSSIIAMVGAAIAPGALLGMPYLAANAGANRAQLAEAFRGAIVNLGFIFGAYAIFVLIAGGYALHSLTNHASFADVGQASTVLRGALPQALSFLSPIIFSLGLFIAAMTTLVVTAQITVYFMLDMFGMKWRFSKDNKNYHRLVIAFVVAAAVLAPFWEFPALLKVVLLMGINVVVIPMVYVIMLILVNKTSVMKEFRAEWWRNAVLIIGLVVSLILAVHKAPLYYTMLIG; from the coding sequence ATGAACTTTATTATCAAACTATTTCGAGATCTAGTCGGACCTACCGCGGTCATGGCGGCGGGCGCAATGGGGGGCGGTGCAGTCGCATCGTTTCTTCTGGCCGGCGCGTGGTTCGGCTACGACCTACTATGGGTGGTGTTATTGCTGCTGCCGATTTTTGTTATTTCGGTCGATTGTTCATCGCGGATTGGTGCGCTGAATCCTGATCAAGGTATGTTTGCGCTGATTAGGGCGCGGATACATCCTGGGCTGGCATGGTTGATCTTATTGATTAATGTGCCAGTGCATTTCTTGGTCGCGATGGGCCAGATGTCGGTTATTTCTTCGGCCTTCGGTACGGTGGTTGGGCTGCCTACCGCCGGCATTAGTGATTCGGCTACTGTATCGCTAAGCTTTGAAGTAGGTCTGTCATTGGTGTTAGGTTTGGCTATCTTGTGGGTAGTTTTCTCACAAGGCTATGAGCGTATGCAACGAGTTATGTCACTGTTGATGGTGGTGATGTTTCTGTGCTTCTTTATTGTGGCTATGCGTGCGTTTACTGAGTGGGAGGCGATTCTGGCTGGGTTTATACCCTCTTTGCCTGCGGACTTACCGGTACCGGGTAGCGACTCACCGCGTATTGCGACCAGTTCGATCATAGCTATGGTCGGTGCCGCGATAGCGCCAGGGGCTTTGTTAGGTATGCCTTACCTAGCAGCAAATGCCGGTGCCAATCGAGCGCAACTCGCGGAAGCTTTCCGCGGTGCGATCGTTAATTTAGGGTTTATCTTCGGCGCCTACGCTATTTTTGTGCTGATCGCCGGTGGTTATGCGCTGCACTCGTTGACCAACCACGCGAGCTTCGCCGATGTCGGCCAAGCATCGACAGTGTTGCGTGGAGCATTGCCACAAGCTCTGTCATTTTTAAGCCCAATAATCTTCTCACTCGGTCTGTTCATCGCGGCGATGACAACGCTGGTGGTGACGGCTCAAATTACCGTCTATTTCATGCTCGATATGTTCGGCATGAAATGGCGCTTTTCTAAAGACAATAAGAACTACCATCGTTTGGTAATTGCGTTTGTCGTAGCAGCAGCGGTGTTAGCTCCGTTCTGGGAATTCCCTGCCTTGCTCAAGGTGGTGCTGCTGATGGGAATCAACGTGGTGGTAATCCCAATGGTTTACGTGATCATGTTGATACTCGTAAACAAAACCAGCGTTATGAAAGAATTTCGCGCCGAATGGTGGCGCAACGCGGTGCTGATTATTGGCCTCGTGGTTTCACTTATACTCGCGGTGCATAAGGCACCTCTTTATTACACCATGCTTATTGGTTAA
- a CDS encoding amidohydrolase family protein yields the protein MKTKLAFISVLLTGQLLLSLSVSAATTAIVGGTVVNLDGGKSLQNSVVLVNGDRIEKIGSRSEVQIPADAKVVDASGKWLIPGLMNMHVHLDLILPGKMKAELAGETEAAMALRMAANAQKILQAGVTTVRLPGADRYGDIALKKSINKGEMVGPRIFTAGEAILITAGHGSEPGVVYADGPDELVKEVRKQISLGADWVKILISGGIATDGGAIAEALMTPEEINAVVDAAHRFGVKVAAHSGSPAATLVAVEAGVDSIEHGYMLDSKVLKKMAQAGTWLVPTIVVSQPATQPFFEKIGSPPWYLERRNSMGKVHWEALKTAISEGVNIGLGTDQLPNEPNDGTTATVREAEYYVEAGMTPLQALRSATIETAKMLNAENDIGTLEEGKYADIVMVSANPAENISALRSMDMVMKGGVIYLDSDSK from the coding sequence ATGAAGACGAAACTCGCATTTATCTCAGTTTTACTGACCGGCCAGCTGTTGCTGAGTTTGTCGGTGAGTGCTGCGACAACTGCCATCGTAGGTGGCACAGTAGTTAATTTGGATGGCGGAAAATCACTGCAAAACTCGGTTGTTCTAGTTAATGGTGATCGGATTGAAAAAATCGGATCTCGTTCTGAAGTTCAGATTCCTGCTGACGCTAAGGTTGTAGACGCAAGTGGTAAGTGGTTGATCCCTGGTCTAATGAACATGCATGTGCATCTGGATCTAATTCTGCCAGGCAAGATGAAGGCGGAGCTAGCGGGTGAAACCGAAGCGGCAATGGCGCTTCGCATGGCAGCGAATGCCCAGAAAATTCTACAAGCGGGCGTCACCACAGTTCGTTTACCAGGCGCGGATCGTTATGGCGATATTGCCCTGAAGAAATCTATCAATAAGGGTGAGATGGTTGGCCCACGTATTTTTACTGCCGGTGAAGCCATACTTATCACCGCTGGACATGGTTCTGAACCTGGTGTGGTTTATGCCGATGGGCCAGACGAGTTAGTAAAAGAAGTGCGCAAGCAAATTAGCTTGGGTGCCGATTGGGTGAAAATCCTTATCTCCGGCGGTATTGCAACCGATGGTGGCGCGATTGCGGAAGCGTTGATGACACCTGAAGAAATCAACGCTGTAGTTGATGCGGCGCATCGTTTTGGCGTTAAAGTGGCCGCTCACTCAGGATCTCCAGCTGCTACATTGGTTGCCGTGGAAGCAGGCGTTGACAGTATTGAGCACGGTTATATGCTCGATAGCAAAGTCCTGAAAAAAATGGCTCAGGCCGGCACTTGGTTAGTTCCAACCATTGTGGTGAGTCAGCCAGCAACACAACCATTCTTCGAAAAAATTGGTTCACCGCCTTGGTATCTAGAGCGTCGTAATTCGATGGGTAAAGTTCATTGGGAAGCGCTTAAGACCGCGATCAGTGAAGGTGTGAATATTGGCTTAGGAACAGATCAATTACCCAATGAGCCTAACGACGGTACTACTGCCACGGTTCGTGAAGCGGAATACTACGTCGAGGCCGGTATGACGCCTTTGCAAGCTTTGCGATCGGCAACGATAGAAACAGCAAAGATGCTTAACGCCGAAAACGATATTGGTACCTTGGAAGAAGGAAAGTACGCCGACATCGTGATGGTATCTGCTAATCCTGCTGAAAATATCAGCGCGTTGCGTTCGATGGATATGGTGATGAAGGGCGGTGTGATTTACCTTGATAGCGATAGCAAATAG
- a CDS encoding DUF885 domain-containing protein, giving the protein MISNLPSAKNGTKTSAQNSAQNRSFPTMVFKLKTARSLTLALSLAVGTFSCSNEATTNQAINESAATPEVAVATSVSDNAKLEQMLEAVYQRRVGDDPVLGSRVGAQAAENPWFDLSLASWDREFSETQQDLAALRDGIDVDSLDAAGRINYLAFEADLLLRLERYRWRFHLNPINQIVGPHLTIAGTLLNSHPIDSRASAEFYIQRLQAANVPMQQLVEHLQARRAQGIVIPAAVVERLIDGAKSIIAGDHTDNVILADFNKKLADVKLSDKDRVALQEAATAAYQSGFVPGYELLIEDLQVELTAANQQGAWSLPEGAEFYEFLIDQYTTADFSAEEIHALGLAEVARIQSEMDEIRKRVEFDGDLGEFFTHLKTDSAFYLPNTDAGRAAYLQMAQDLVNKAKTKLGDVLPYALPHPLQVRRIEAFREESAPVGFYESGSPDNDYVGTIYLGMHDMSSLGTYDLPALLFHEGLPGHHLQSSVMLSRDIPQIRKYYVWWSNTAFTEGWALYAESLADELGLYEDDYAQFGRLAGELWRACRLVVDSGLHLKQWSRDEAIGYLNENTASSEENNARAVDRYLAVPGQATAFKIGMQVIRDLRTEAEQQLGSDFDVTEFHALVLENGPLPLSLLGSKVEAWVLAKSKAATPKT; this is encoded by the coding sequence ATGATTAGTAATTTACCTAGTGCTAAAAACGGTACTAAAACCAGTGCCCAAAACAGTGCCCAAAACAGGAGCTTTCCAACCATGGTCTTCAAACTTAAAACGGCTCGAAGCTTAACTCTGGCGCTAAGCTTGGCGGTTGGTACGTTTAGCTGTAGTAACGAAGCGACGACTAATCAAGCGATTAATGAAAGTGCTGCAACGCCTGAAGTGGCTGTTGCGACGTCAGTGTCTGATAATGCCAAATTAGAGCAAATGCTGGAAGCCGTGTATCAGCGGCGGGTGGGCGACGATCCGGTACTTGGCTCGCGAGTTGGAGCGCAGGCCGCAGAAAATCCCTGGTTTGATTTGTCGTTAGCATCTTGGGATCGAGAATTTTCTGAGACTCAACAAGACCTAGCAGCGTTGCGCGACGGCATCGATGTAGATTCATTAGATGCTGCTGGTCGTATCAACTATCTAGCGTTTGAGGCGGATCTTCTTCTACGGCTTGAGCGTTACCGATGGCGCTTTCACCTGAATCCGATCAATCAAATTGTTGGGCCGCACCTCACGATCGCGGGCACACTATTAAATAGTCATCCGATTGATTCACGCGCGAGTGCGGAATTCTATATTCAGCGCTTACAGGCGGCGAATGTGCCGATGCAGCAATTGGTTGAGCATTTACAGGCCCGACGAGCACAAGGCATCGTAATACCTGCCGCAGTGGTTGAGCGCTTGATCGACGGTGCCAAATCAATCATTGCTGGTGACCATACTGATAATGTGATTCTTGCTGATTTCAACAAGAAGTTAGCTGATGTGAAGCTTAGCGACAAAGATCGCGTAGCTTTGCAGGAAGCGGCTACGGCGGCGTATCAGTCTGGTTTTGTACCTGGCTATGAATTGTTGATCGAAGATTTGCAGGTCGAGCTTACTGCTGCCAACCAACAGGGCGCTTGGTCGCTGCCGGAAGGCGCTGAGTTCTATGAATTTCTAATTGACCAATACACCACGGCAGACTTCAGTGCCGAAGAGATTCATGCGCTGGGGCTGGCTGAAGTTGCACGAATTCAAAGTGAGATGGATGAGATTCGTAAACGAGTCGAGTTTGATGGTGATTTAGGTGAGTTCTTTACCCATTTGAAAACCGACTCGGCATTCTACCTTCCTAATACCGATGCTGGTCGTGCAGCCTATTTACAGATGGCACAAGACTTAGTCAATAAAGCCAAAACAAAACTAGGCGACGTGTTGCCGTATGCCTTACCGCATCCGTTGCAAGTGCGTCGTATCGAAGCATTCCGCGAAGAGTCAGCACCGGTCGGATTTTATGAATCCGGTAGCCCCGATAATGACTATGTAGGCACCATTTACCTTGGTATGCACGACATGAGCAGTCTTGGTACTTATGACCTGCCAGCCTTACTTTTTCATGAAGGTTTGCCGGGTCACCATCTGCAGTCATCGGTGATGTTATCGCGCGATATTCCGCAAATACGTAAATATTATGTGTGGTGGTCGAATACCGCGTTCACAGAAGGTTGGGCTTTGTATGCTGAGTCATTGGCCGATGAGCTTGGTTTGTATGAAGACGACTATGCTCAGTTTGGTCGACTCGCTGGTGAACTGTGGCGTGCTTGCCGCTTGGTAGTCGACAGCGGTTTGCATCTTAAGCAGTGGAGTCGTGACGAAGCAATTGGGTATCTAAATGAAAACACCGCGAGTTCTGAAGAGAATAATGCGCGTGCCGTCGACCGCTATCTTGCGGTACCCGGTCAAGCAACTGCGTTTAAGATTGGCATGCAAGTCATTCGAGATTTAAGAACGGAAGCCGAACAACAGTTGGGCAGTGACTTTGATGTCACCGAATTCCACGCGCTGGTACTAGAAAATGGCCCGTTGCCTCTGTCTTTGCTAGGTAGCAAGGTGGAAGCTTGGGTTTTGGCAAAGAGTAAAGCAGCAACACCAAAGACATAA
- a CDS encoding DUF885 family protein, with the protein MNKTHQPLCRTLRSGLLCLVLIFSFTTANSSTSVPANASGQNLVDSYIEAWTEFYPSSAFAYGDVSSATSFETFTELSKNQWLAFNKMTVSQTQALLDTDSINQSLRIDLQILLAQAENELADWSEDQPLTEQPQWYAEQISQALTSLLIRDQLPAQQRSAALVARLIGIQQLCDTGIQQLSGGNALRTETAIRTLKGTREFYAGNLRTLTADWPQASNTPDDADSIGNNIDLTVNAIERLEGHLRDKILPKAGSSAAIGVAHYTAKLARRTSGKYTPSVLLAEAGKEMQDVRALMTLQAQRWLKSLPNNSLKTVTISGSPEQILAAAIDAMEQDREDNSADFLASFRTLTYAAERFVEQHQLATIPKPTTLTIALSPTHFSGAAVGGVYPTGPFSPQADTIFYVPSVSDSAPIEAKDGFYRSFNTHFNTMIMSHEMFPGHYLQYKVAVTQAPAVRSLFANGSYVEGWGSFSEELMLDAGWADDAPLTRLAHLRKRLENATRAYVSVQVNTAQWGESQVLSFARDEGLLAPQFAKNLWQRVVNSPMQITDYFTGAQQFRRLFVEHKASSPDAQTKPWVDAVLQAGPVPPVMLEPLL; encoded by the coding sequence ATGAATAAAACTCACCAACCGCTATGTCGAACTTTGCGCTCAGGCTTATTATGTCTAGTGCTCATTTTCAGTTTTACGACCGCCAATAGCAGCACATCGGTGCCGGCTAATGCCTCAGGTCAGAATTTAGTAGACAGCTATATAGAAGCTTGGACTGAATTTTACCCAAGTTCGGCTTTCGCATACGGCGACGTTAGCTCGGCGACAAGTTTCGAGACCTTCACTGAGTTAAGCAAAAACCAATGGCTGGCGTTTAATAAGATGACGGTTAGTCAAACGCAAGCGTTACTTGATACTGATTCGATCAATCAATCCTTGCGAATCGATCTACAAATTTTACTTGCCCAAGCCGAAAATGAATTGGCAGATTGGAGCGAGGACCAGCCGCTTACCGAGCAACCTCAATGGTATGCGGAGCAAATTTCACAAGCACTGACATCGCTATTGATCAGAGATCAATTGCCAGCACAGCAACGTAGTGCCGCTTTAGTCGCACGGCTTATTGGCATACAGCAGCTATGTGATACAGGAATACAACAGCTTAGCGGCGGAAACGCGCTGAGAACCGAAACCGCAATACGCACATTAAAGGGCACGCGAGAATTTTACGCCGGTAACCTTCGTACGTTGACCGCGGACTGGCCACAAGCAAGCAATACGCCGGATGATGCCGATTCAATTGGCAACAACATTGACTTAACCGTTAACGCGATTGAACGCTTAGAAGGCCATTTGCGCGATAAGATTTTACCTAAGGCTGGGTCTAGCGCCGCTATTGGGGTAGCGCATTACACGGCCAAATTGGCGCGCAGAACTTCCGGCAAGTACACGCCTTCGGTGTTGTTAGCCGAAGCAGGCAAAGAAATGCAAGACGTGCGAGCACTGATGACTCTGCAGGCGCAGCGCTGGCTCAAGAGTTTACCTAATAATTCACTCAAGACGGTCACGATCAGTGGGTCGCCCGAACAAATACTAGCCGCAGCGATTGACGCTATGGAGCAGGACCGCGAAGATAATAGCGCTGATTTTTTGGCTAGTTTTCGTACATTGACTTATGCTGCCGAGCGTTTTGTGGAGCAGCATCAGCTGGCCACGATTCCCAAGCCGACGACATTAACCATTGCGCTGTCGCCAACCCATTTTAGTGGTGCTGCGGTTGGCGGAGTGTATCCGACTGGGCCATTTTCGCCGCAAGCAGATACTATTTTTTATGTGCCATCGGTGTCTGATTCGGCTCCGATAGAGGCTAAAGATGGCTTCTATCGTTCGTTCAATACCCATTTCAATACGATGATCATGTCGCATGAAATGTTCCCTGGGCACTATCTGCAATACAAGGTGGCCGTGACCCAAGCTCCGGCAGTGCGCTCGCTGTTCGCTAACGGATCATATGTTGAAGGCTGGGGCAGTTTTAGCGAAGAGCTTATGCTTGACGCGGGCTGGGCAGACGATGCTCCGCTGACCCGTTTAGCGCATCTGCGTAAACGCTTAGAAAATGCTACACGCGCCTACGTTAGTGTGCAGGTAAATACCGCGCAATGGGGTGAATCTCAGGTGCTCAGTTTTGCGCGTGATGAAGGGCTATTAGCACCTCAGTTCGCCAAGAACCTTTGGCAACGCGTGGTCAACTCGCCGATGCAAATCACTGACTACTTTACCGGTGCGCAGCAGTTTCGACGGTTATTTGTCGAGCATAAGGCCAGTTCGCCAGATGCGCAGACCAAGCCATGGGTTGATGCGGTGTTGCAAGCCGGCCCCGTGCCACCTGTCATGCTGGAGCCATTACTATGA
- a CDS encoding TonB-dependent receptor, translating to MNTRTRHRAKASHGKAHKQFLPLSLVAIAIASGSAVAQESAIEEIVVTAQHREQNIQDVPISISAFSSNDIESNMFRDVTDFVGRTPNASFVSNGARSRKEISMRGVTNFVSSNQARRTSTFGFYIDGFNLSSSGSNPPIMDIERIEILRGPQSTYFGANALGGGISVTSKAPTADEFGGSVMVDYGSFNTLDVEGTLNIPIISDQLAARINYKDVSSDGNIENINPLGGGNDSDYQYLKGSVLWTPNDKLSVALNFADSDELVGMREGVPSGVFSTFAGGTLFANFPDLNGDGLADPDPDGVGFFPENDDKVNFNSPQEIGTEYQYYIAKVDYDFDSMLFSSITGYVESDYFLRGDIDGGSGDYFNEFRTVPRDSFTQEFRLQSTGDSNLSWNVGAFYNDDEGYIDSKTIVGAAMPFGLPDGFIIDSEESRETSTGWALFGQVDYSFTDKLLVSFGGRYSEETIKSDIAGFGGAYTQELSTEESFTDFSPRFAVSYDVSDSATMYGSVAKGFKSGGVQLSPLPSGESYDPEELWNYEVGYKAEMFDRALRLNVAAFYMDWTDLQTTFQQAGLDENGDFIIFGGIDNAESAESKGLELSITAAPMDGLVANINIGLLDAKYNQFVAFIDGENRVLDGRTIPNSPKMTFSADAEYNFPLTGSYEAFVRGEYQYRDEIESSTSALIQTGFPWQVPSYDVANLRFGVRNDNLSVSFYVENLFDETYFTNAYQKAFSGGLYIEPGVQRIGMKVRYNF from the coding sequence ATGAATACTCGAACCCGACATCGCGCAAAAGCCAGTCACGGTAAAGCGCACAAGCAATTCCTGCCTCTGTCATTAGTCGCCATTGCAATAGCCTCTGGAAGTGCTGTAGCGCAAGAATCAGCGATCGAAGAGATTGTGGTCACCGCTCAACATCGTGAGCAGAACATCCAAGATGTGCCTATTAGTATCTCGGCATTTAGCTCGAATGACATTGAAAGCAACATGTTTCGTGATGTGACTGACTTTGTTGGTCGTACGCCAAACGCTAGTTTCGTTAGCAATGGTGCTCGCTCGCGTAAAGAGATTAGTATGCGCGGAGTGACTAACTTCGTTAGTTCTAATCAAGCGCGCCGCACATCTACTTTCGGCTTCTATATTGATGGGTTCAATCTATCATCAAGCGGTAGTAACCCGCCGATTATGGATATTGAGCGAATCGAGATTCTACGCGGTCCACAATCGACCTATTTTGGTGCGAATGCACTTGGCGGCGGTATCAGTGTGACGTCAAAAGCACCGACGGCCGATGAATTCGGTGGATCGGTGATGGTTGACTACGGCAGCTTCAATACGCTCGACGTAGAAGGCACATTGAACATTCCAATTATTTCCGACCAATTAGCGGCGAGAATCAATTATAAAGATGTAAGCTCAGATGGAAACATCGAGAACATTAATCCTCTTGGTGGCGGTAATGATTCGGACTATCAGTACCTTAAAGGGTCGGTGCTGTGGACTCCTAACGATAAACTTTCTGTCGCATTAAACTTCGCCGACTCTGATGAGCTTGTCGGTATGCGTGAAGGTGTTCCTTCCGGCGTATTTTCTACGTTTGCTGGTGGTACGCTGTTCGCTAACTTCCCTGATTTAAATGGCGACGGGCTGGCAGATCCAGATCCAGACGGCGTTGGCTTTTTCCCAGAAAATGACGATAAAGTGAACTTCAATTCGCCACAGGAAATTGGTACTGAATACCAATATTACATCGCCAAGGTTGACTATGACTTTGACTCAATGTTGTTTAGCAGTATCACCGGCTATGTAGAATCAGATTATTTCCTACGTGGCGATATCGATGGCGGTAGCGGCGATTACTTTAATGAATTTCGCACCGTGCCGCGCGATAGCTTTACCCAAGAATTTCGCTTGCAAAGCACTGGCGACTCAAATTTGAGTTGGAACGTCGGCGCTTTCTATAACGATGACGAAGGCTATATCGACAGCAAAACTATTGTTGGTGCGGCCATGCCTTTCGGTTTGCCTGATGGCTTCATAATCGATAGCGAAGAGTCACGTGAAACCTCAACCGGTTGGGCGTTGTTTGGTCAAGTTGACTACTCATTCACTGACAAATTGTTGGTCAGTTTTGGTGGTCGTTACAGTGAAGAGACGATTAAGTCTGACATTGCTGGATTTGGTGGTGCATATACTCAAGAGTTAAGTACTGAAGAGAGCTTTACCGATTTTTCACCACGTTTCGCAGTTAGTTATGACGTGAGCGACAGCGCGACTATGTACGGTTCGGTGGCTAAGGGTTTCAAATCTGGCGGGGTTCAGTTGAGTCCATTGCCAAGCGGCGAATCTTATGATCCAGAAGAGTTGTGGAACTATGAAGTTGGCTATAAGGCCGAAATGTTTGATCGCGCGTTGCGTTTAAATGTTGCCGCGTTCTACATGGACTGGACTGATCTGCAAACTACGTTTCAGCAAGCTGGCCTAGATGAGAACGGTGACTTTATTATCTTTGGTGGTATTGATAATGCTGAGTCTGCTGAGTCTAAAGGTCTTGAGTTGTCGATTACTGCAGCGCCGATGGACGGCTTAGTGGCTAACATCAATATTGGTTTATTGGACGCTAAATACAATCAATTTGTCGCTTTTATCGACGGCGAGAATCGCGTTCTCGACGGTCGCACCATTCCAAATTCACCAAAGATGACCTTTTCAGCCGATGCTGAGTACAACTTTCCTTTGACTGGATCGTACGAAGCCTTTGTGCGCGGTGAGTATCAGTATCGTGATGAAATTGAATCGTCTACCTCGGCACTTATCCAAACAGGTTTCCCTTGGCAAGTACCAAGCTATGATGTTGCGAACCTACGTTTTGGTGTAAGAAATGACAATCTAAGTGTGTCGTTCTATGTTGAAAATCTGTTCGATGAAACTTACTTCACGAATGCCTATCAAAAAGCATTCTCAGGTGGTTTGTATATTGAGCCAGGTGTGCAGCGCATCGGTATGAAGGTTCGTTACAACTTCTAA
- a CDS encoding LysR family transcriptional regulator — protein sequence MPSNIRLRYLYESARLGTMNSASESLDVATSSVSRQIAQLEMELGLPLIEKGRRRIRLTEAGEAACKYYREKLSQEEAFLSHIEEMKKVRTGKIVLAVGEAFITQGFSDMLDDFMQQYPGMEIKVSTSNTIDVSKQIREDLAHLGLIFDIPREPGITARLVLPQPLRVIVHGQHRLRDSGDVTLRCIQQESIGLPDNGYRIRQIVHEAEQEEGVFLEPSLTTNSLVLLKDFVLSGRGISILPELVVHDKLKDGTLVALASSNQVLNSTQTSLITRVGRQLPVGAYRLMNCIQVYLKSMTGLAESQD from the coding sequence ATGCCTAGTAATATCCGATTGCGCTATTTATATGAATCAGCTCGTTTAGGCACAATGAACTCAGCCAGTGAGAGTCTTGATGTTGCGACCTCGTCGGTCAGCCGCCAAATTGCGCAACTGGAAATGGAGTTGGGTTTACCGTTGATTGAGAAAGGTCGGCGTCGAATTCGGCTCACTGAGGCTGGTGAAGCTGCGTGTAAGTACTACCGTGAAAAGCTCTCGCAGGAGGAGGCATTCCTCTCGCATATAGAAGAGATGAAAAAAGTACGGACTGGCAAAATTGTGTTGGCGGTCGGTGAGGCGTTCATTACCCAAGGCTTTAGTGACATGCTGGATGACTTTATGCAGCAGTATCCGGGTATGGAGATCAAAGTTTCCACGTCGAACACCATTGATGTCTCCAAACAGATTCGCGAAGACTTGGCACACCTGGGTTTGATATTCGACATTCCGCGTGAGCCTGGTATCACTGCACGGCTCGTGCTTCCGCAACCTTTGCGTGTGATCGTTCACGGGCAGCATCGTTTGCGCGATAGTGGTGACGTAACCTTGCGCTGCATTCAGCAAGAGAGTATTGGTTTGCCGGATAACGGCTATCGAATTCGCCAGATAGTTCATGAAGCCGAGCAGGAAGAGGGGGTATTCCTTGAGCCGTCGTTGACCACCAATTCGCTGGTGCTGCTTAAGGACTTTGTATTGTCTGGCCGAGGCATTTCAATTTTGCCGGAGCTGGTTGTACACGACAAACTCAAAGATGGCACATTGGTTGCACTGGCATCGAGTAACCAAGTTCTAAACAGTACCCAGACTAGCCTAATTACACGGGTTGGTCGGCAACTACCGGTGGGGGCCTATCGGTTAATGAATTGTATTCAGGTCTATCTCAAAAGTATGACAGGACTAGCAGAGTCGCAAGATTAA
- a CDS encoding dihydrodipicolinate synthase family protein produces MDRDSIDWGGYIPALTTPFFEDESLDEEGVKTLHAWVHSKGVHGFIVLGTQGEWFNQTTAEKRRVMEIAGEHMHGKLTLIAGCNAFRAPEALENIRCAADNGFDGILLTPPPYMMPTEREIYEFYKEVNAGSALPICIYNWPPGTNVDMSLNLLSKLADLDKVVAIKNSTPNPTHFVNVLAAVKDRVRVFGAPMNDMGISLVTKHGCDGTMGAGAVLGSDQPNFYNAIWAGDLDRAREYGARDIRIMSDWFNADYTGRFGSAQAIFKEALNQQGLPGGIPRRPILPLEEQDVAAIRKTLLDLGVISS; encoded by the coding sequence ATGGATCGTGATTCAATTGACTGGGGCGGGTATATACCGGCTCTAACAACTCCCTTCTTTGAGGATGAAAGCCTTGATGAGGAAGGAGTTAAAACACTTCACGCCTGGGTACATAGCAAAGGCGTACATGGTTTTATCGTACTGGGCACACAAGGTGAATGGTTCAATCAAACGACCGCCGAGAAGCGTCGTGTGATGGAAATTGCCGGTGAGCATATGCATGGCAAACTGACCCTGATAGCGGGTTGCAACGCGTTTCGGGCACCTGAAGCGCTTGAAAATATACGCTGCGCTGCTGACAATGGGTTTGATGGTATCCTACTCACTCCTCCACCGTATATGATGCCGACCGAACGTGAGATCTACGAATTTTATAAAGAAGTAAATGCTGGCAGTGCGCTACCAATATGCATTTATAACTGGCCTCCGGGCACCAATGTCGATATGTCTTTAAACCTATTGTCGAAATTGGCGGACTTGGACAAAGTCGTGGCTATTAAGAACTCGACCCCAAATCCGACGCACTTTGTGAACGTTTTGGCTGCTGTCAAAGATCGCGTAAGAGTATTTGGCGCACCAATGAATGACATGGGAATCTCGTTAGTCACCAAACACGGCTGCGATGGAACCATGGGCGCTGGCGCCGTTCTGGGTAGCGATCAACCGAATTTCTACAATGCAATTTGGGCCGGAGATTTAGATCGAGCACGTGAGTACGGTGCCCGCGATATTCGTATCATGAGTGATTGGTTCAATGCCGATTATACCGGCCGCTTTGGCTCCGCTCAGGCGATCTTCAAAGAAGCACTTAATCAACAAGGGCTACCAGGCGGCATTCCACGTCGACCAATATTGCCGCTAGAAGAACAAGATGTTGCCGCAATCCGTAAGACGCTGCTAGATCTGGGCGTTATTAGCAGCTAA